In the Verrucomicrobiia bacterium genome, one interval contains:
- a CDS encoding 50S ribosomal protein L25: MKHLRASGRIPTVIYGRQRVAQSLELNQRELDKLIAHSASENILVDLAIDGQGDQRLALVHDVQHDPLTGKVLHIDFHEVAADEQVTVTVPLETTGTPVGVKNGGVLEHVLFKVKVRALPADLPLVFEVDVSEMGVGQVLHLGELPVPPGVELLGDKKVPVLAVSAPKTETEEAAAGEATPAGEVEMIKEKKGDEK; encoded by the coding sequence GTGAAACATCTTCGGGCGTCGGGTCGCATTCCGACGGTGATCTACGGGCGCCAGCGGGTGGCGCAGAGTTTGGAGTTGAATCAGCGCGAGCTGGACAAGCTGATCGCGCATTCCGCCTCCGAGAACATCCTGGTGGATCTGGCGATCGACGGGCAGGGCGACCAGCGGCTGGCGCTGGTGCATGACGTCCAGCACGATCCGCTGACCGGGAAGGTGTTGCACATCGACTTCCACGAGGTGGCTGCGGACGAGCAGGTGACGGTGACGGTGCCCCTGGAGACCACGGGCACCCCCGTCGGGGTGAAGAACGGCGGCGTGCTGGAGCACGTGTTGTTCAAGGTGAAGGTGCGGGCCCTGCCGGCGGATCTGCCGTTGGTGTTCGAGGTGGACGTCAGCGAAATGGGTGTCGGCCAGGTGTTGCATCTCGGGGAGCTGCCGGTGCCGCCGGGCGTGGAGTTGCTGGGGGACAAGAAGGTGCCGGTGCTGGCGGTGTCGGCGCCGAAGACGGAGACTGAGGAGGCTGCGGCGGGAGAAGCGACGCCGGCGGGCGAGGTCGAGATGATCAAGGAGAAGAAGGGCGACGAGAAGTAG